A genome region from Schlesneria paludicola DSM 18645 includes the following:
- a CDS encoding GxGYxYP domain-containing protein, whose translation MTNDRIQSYFGLALTITVSTLSISSGLSAQEGRWWATQTAPKSVVRTIEQSKFPSVDRAYDMLVQSVAGLAAKAVNEGRSDQLVWVATTNIEIEQWYALMIKEHPEWETHTEFEPWALVDHFFRKNVIKGYILYSADKSERPNFEYAKDMNSSVNVATSLAGALNGVLIEERLQAQAETYGLKQLADAREMSQSECFERYKDQFSRQMLCTQDPKKANVRDLAIAHNAMTVYGDDAVVAKAMSWLEPLSPILGWNGGDEFETTKLSSIHGHFQTATDWCMNLPVLMAGSEHATPPKVPHLAPQEIDWNDTRSVVSFVMSDGDNIQWSETSFFLSNQSYWNSPDRGQIPFGWSCCFSHLTQLAPTITDFAITTRTRNDDFIEWGGGYYYPDLFGEATPNRWELLAKHAAKTWALMRRNDTRIVGFNVWHPESADARKSYEVFAGQTEDLLAIFVFQYAPYEGGAGKTYWVKDRNGVEIPVITARYSIWEHSNNRPRSGTPAKVAREIVESVSASDTEPRYDWAVVHAWSYFRPIKDTDDDGENMPQADAESKGGIRGYTPVTWCVQRLPKNIAVVGPEELVWRLRMKHDPETTKRLFGEIK comes from the coding sequence ATGACGAATGACCGAATCCAATCGTACTTCGGATTGGCACTGACAATTACAGTCAGCACCCTCAGCATTTCGAGCGGACTCAGCGCACAAGAAGGGCGTTGGTGGGCCACGCAAACCGCTCCCAAGTCCGTCGTACGCACAATCGAGCAATCGAAATTCCCGTCGGTCGATCGAGCTTACGACATGCTGGTCCAATCTGTTGCCGGCCTGGCCGCGAAGGCCGTGAATGAAGGACGTAGCGACCAACTCGTCTGGGTCGCGACAACGAACATTGAAATCGAACAGTGGTATGCTCTGATGATCAAGGAACATCCTGAATGGGAAACACATACCGAATTTGAACCCTGGGCGCTGGTGGATCACTTCTTCCGCAAGAATGTGATTAAGGGCTATATCCTGTATTCCGCTGATAAATCGGAACGGCCGAACTTTGAATATGCCAAGGACATGAATTCGTCCGTGAACGTCGCGACCAGCCTCGCAGGAGCGCTCAATGGAGTCCTGATCGAAGAACGACTGCAGGCACAGGCCGAAACCTATGGACTGAAACAGTTGGCCGATGCCCGCGAAATGTCGCAGTCAGAATGCTTCGAGCGGTACAAAGATCAATTCAGCCGGCAGATGCTGTGCACGCAGGACCCCAAGAAGGCAAACGTCCGTGACCTGGCCATTGCCCACAATGCAATGACGGTTTATGGAGACGATGCCGTGGTCGCCAAAGCAATGTCATGGCTGGAACCATTGTCCCCCATCCTGGGATGGAACGGCGGTGATGAGTTCGAGACCACAAAACTCTCGAGCATTCACGGTCATTTTCAGACCGCCACGGACTGGTGCATGAACCTGCCAGTTCTGATGGCAGGCAGTGAGCATGCCACTCCCCCGAAAGTGCCTCATCTCGCCCCGCAAGAAATCGACTGGAACGACACACGGAGCGTGGTGAGTTTCGTCATGAGCGATGGCGACAATATTCAGTGGTCCGAGACAAGTTTTTTCCTGTCAAATCAAAGCTATTGGAACAGTCCCGATCGCGGCCAAATCCCCTTCGGCTGGTCATGTTGTTTTTCACATCTCACTCAACTCGCTCCGACAATCACCGACTTTGCGATCACCACGCGGACCAGGAACGATGACTTCATCGAGTGGGGAGGGGGCTATTATTACCCCGACTTGTTTGGTGAAGCGACGCCGAACCGCTGGGAATTGCTTGCAAAACACGCGGCGAAAACCTGGGCGCTGATGCGCCGAAACGACACGCGCATTGTCGGCTTCAATGTGTGGCACCCGGAATCGGCCGACGCTCGCAAGTCGTACGAAGTTTTTGCGGGCCAAACCGAGGACCTGCTCGCGATCTTCGTCTTTCAATATGCCCCGTACGAAGGCGGTGCCGGAAAGACCTATTGGGTCAAAGACCGAAACGGGGTCGAAATCCCGGTGATCACGGCTCGGTATTCGATTTGGGAACACTCGAACAATCGCCCTCGAAGTGGGACTCCAGCAAAAGTTGCACGCGAAATCGTTGAGTCCGTCTCGGCGAGTGACACCGAACCACGCTATGACTGGGCGGTCGTACATGCCTGGTCCTATTTCCGCCCCATCAAGGACACAGACGACGATGGCGAGAACATGCCGCAAGCCGATGCCGAATCAAAAGGCGGTATTCGCGGTTACACCCCAGTCACATGGTGCGTTCAGCGTCTTCCGAAAAACATCGCCGTCGTGGGTCCCGAAGAACTGGTCTGGCGACTGCGAATGAAGCACGATCCCGAGACGACGAAACGACTGTTTGGCGAAATCAAATAG
- a CDS encoding DUF6655 family protein, with translation MKRSDTARTGREQLLISNAVDQSLSKCDFTAFNGAKVFVEEKYLESIDKGYIVGSIRHRLMLNGASIVGKPEEADVVFEMRSGGIGTDNAESYVGIPEIVLPGMFSLPEVRFWQKQKQSALAKIGVVAYDPKNHEILGAGGVSAAMSNDTNFFFMGMGPYQSGTAKDELERTTIRQVGQPAQELPSIVAFRELSTRAVPDRVQLTGEAREQQ, from the coding sequence ATGAAACGTTCCGATACGGCGCGGACCGGTCGTGAACAGTTACTAATTTCCAATGCCGTCGATCAGTCACTCTCGAAATGCGATTTTACAGCATTCAACGGGGCCAAGGTCTTCGTTGAAGAGAAATACCTGGAATCGATAGACAAGGGGTATATCGTCGGATCAATTCGACATCGCCTGATGCTGAATGGTGCATCGATTGTCGGGAAGCCCGAAGAAGCGGACGTCGTCTTTGAAATGAGAAGCGGCGGGATCGGTACCGACAACGCAGAATCGTATGTCGGCATTCCGGAGATTGTCTTGCCAGGAATGTTTTCTCTTCCCGAAGTCCGCTTCTGGCAGAAACAGAAGCAGTCGGCACTGGCGAAGATTGGAGTTGTGGCGTACGACCCCAAGAATCACGAAATCTTGGGAGCTGGCGGCGTTTCCGCCGCCATGTCCAACGACACCAACTTTTTCTTTATGGGAATGGGGCCGTATCAATCTGGAACAGCTAAGGACGAGCTTGAACGAACGACAATTCGCCAGGTGGGACAGCCAGCTCAGGAACTTCCCTCCATTGTCGCCTTCCGAGAACTCTCGACTCGAGCCGTACCTGATCGCGTTCAGCTCACGGGCGAAGCCCGTGAGCAGCAGTGA
- a CDS encoding formylglycine-generating enzyme family protein gives MRIGVSHGLFAMLLLALAAPIRGVGDDSLPKREPTQNSIGISLIEIPAGEFLMGAEEERIVTLRKFPNSQPKLLDGELPRHKVRITKAFDMGQYEVTLAQFMTFRDATKYEIEAERDGQPSFGIDPEGELLKSQEFRPWNPIGWKNDTDHPVIYVSWNDAVAFCEWLSQQEGRSYRLPTEAEWEYACRAGSETRFSFGDEPVDLIRFANSNDATRRAKLFPRLDQRKFGGHFLSKSDNYVWTSPVGKFAPNSFGLYDMHGNVWEWCSDFFDKDYYKDSPIDDPKGPGNGESRVLRGGSYENQLMSLRSAIRAGAPASSRGSNTGFRVVRER, from the coding sequence ATGCGGATTGGCGTTTCACACGGACTTTTCGCCATGCTCCTTTTGGCTCTGGCTGCCCCAATACGGGGCGTTGGGGATGATTCCCTTCCGAAGCGAGAGCCGACCCAGAACTCGATTGGAATATCGTTGATCGAGATTCCCGCAGGCGAATTCCTGATGGGTGCCGAAGAAGAACGAATCGTCACTCTCAGGAAGTTTCCCAATAGCCAGCCGAAGCTTCTGGACGGCGAGCTGCCACGTCATAAAGTGAGAATCACCAAAGCCTTCGACATGGGACAGTACGAGGTGACACTGGCCCAATTTATGACGTTTCGCGACGCAACGAAGTATGAGATCGAAGCAGAACGTGATGGCCAACCCAGCTTTGGAATCGATCCAGAAGGGGAACTGCTTAAATCCCAAGAGTTTCGGCCATGGAATCCGATCGGTTGGAAGAACGACACTGACCATCCTGTCATCTATGTTTCGTGGAACGACGCGGTCGCGTTCTGCGAATGGCTCAGTCAACAAGAAGGACGTTCGTATCGCCTGCCAACAGAAGCGGAGTGGGAATATGCCTGCCGAGCGGGAAGCGAGACGCGTTTCTCATTTGGCGACGAGCCTGTGGACCTGATTCGGTTCGCCAACTCCAATGATGCCACCCGCCGAGCGAAGTTATTTCCGCGGCTCGATCAACGGAAGTTCGGCGGGCATTTTTTGTCGAAGTCAGACAACTATGTCTGGACATCCCCGGTCGGCAAGTTTGCGCCGAACTCATTTGGGCTGTATGACATGCACGGAAATGTCTGGGAGTGGTGTTCCGACTTCTTCGACAAGGATTACTACAAAGACTCACCAATCGATGACCCCAAGGGGCCAGGAAACGGCGAGTCTCGAGTCCTTCGCGGTGGAAGTTACGAGAACCAACTGATGTCGCTGCGGAGCGCCATTCGCGCTGGCGCGCCGGCTTCATCTCGCGGTTCAAATACCGGGTTCCGCGTTGTTCGCGAGCGTTAA
- a CDS encoding CocE/NonD family hydrolase → MHERLRHSSQLNLAVVVISAVWWGLFSQAASAQGIEFVKANYTKSEFRIPMRDGKQLFTAVYAPKDQSKTYPILLTRTPYGIKPYGVDQYRGDLGPSALFGKSGYLFVYQDVRGRFLSEGDFVNVRPQRDQQRETRDTDESTDTWDTIEWLMKHCPGHNGKVGMTGVSYPGFYTNAGMIDAHPALVACSPQAPVVDWFIGDDWHHNGAFHLAEAVGFINSVGLPRGEPTTKSPPKFDPETPDGYEFLLALGTLTRIGERCEKSQVPYWKELMAHGTYDGYWKTRDLRPHLRGIRPAVMTVGGWFDAENLFGALETYRQIEGHSPEAKNILVMGPWSHGAWSRSDGDQLGAVSFNSKTGQFFREQIELPFFEYHLKGQGTLEHPEAWVFETGTNVWKKYDTWPPKSAEPRTFYLHSKGRISGDMPTENESKLAFDEYLSNPAKPVPYTDKTTMGMTADYMTADQRHAARRPDVLVYQSDTIERDTVLSGPVEVEFYVSTTGTDSDWIVKLIDVYPNDYPDPKENPTGIRMGGYQQLIRGDILRGKFRNGFDRPEPFTPGKAELVKFKLADICHVFRPGHRLMIQIQSTWFPLFDRNPQTFVDIYAASPDDFQAAVQRVYRSYLMPSCIRVLQQP, encoded by the coding sequence ATGCACGAACGCTTACGACATTCATCACAACTGAATTTGGCCGTCGTCGTGATTTCTGCCGTCTGGTGGGGACTTTTTAGCCAGGCGGCATCGGCGCAGGGGATTGAGTTCGTCAAAGCAAACTATACGAAGTCCGAATTTCGGATCCCGATGCGTGACGGCAAACAGCTATTCACGGCGGTCTACGCGCCCAAGGATCAATCAAAGACCTATCCCATTCTTTTGACGCGAACGCCTTACGGCATCAAGCCCTATGGTGTCGACCAATACCGTGGCGACCTGGGGCCTTCAGCCCTATTTGGAAAGTCGGGGTATCTCTTCGTCTATCAAGATGTCCGTGGACGGTTCCTCTCGGAAGGGGATTTCGTGAATGTACGGCCTCAGCGTGACCAACAGCGGGAAACGCGGGATACCGATGAAAGCACGGATACCTGGGATACAATCGAGTGGCTGATGAAGCACTGTCCTGGACACAATGGCAAAGTCGGCATGACAGGTGTTTCATATCCCGGATTCTATACCAATGCCGGTATGATCGATGCGCATCCTGCGCTTGTTGCCTGTTCTCCGCAGGCACCCGTCGTGGACTGGTTCATCGGTGACGACTGGCATCACAACGGCGCATTTCATCTGGCGGAAGCGGTCGGATTCATCAATTCCGTTGGACTGCCGCGCGGGGAACCGACCACGAAGTCTCCACCCAAATTCGACCCAGAAACCCCCGACGGATACGAGTTTTTGCTTGCGCTTGGAACGCTGACCAGGATTGGTGAGCGCTGCGAAAAAAGCCAGGTCCCGTATTGGAAAGAGCTGATGGCGCATGGCACGTATGACGGATACTGGAAGACGCGTGACTTGCGACCCCATCTGCGTGGAATTCGCCCCGCGGTGATGACGGTGGGCGGATGGTTTGATGCCGAGAATCTGTTTGGCGCTCTGGAGACGTATCGCCAGATTGAAGGTCATAGTCCAGAGGCCAAGAACATTCTGGTCATGGGACCCTGGAGCCACGGCGCATGGTCTCGCAGTGACGGGGATCAGTTGGGGGCCGTTTCATTCAACTCGAAAACGGGACAGTTCTTTCGCGAGCAGATCGAACTGCCATTTTTTGAGTACCACTTGAAGGGACAAGGAACGCTTGAGCATCCGGAAGCGTGGGTTTTCGAAACGGGAACCAATGTCTGGAAAAAATATGACACCTGGCCACCCAAATCGGCGGAGCCTCGAACGTTTTACCTGCATTCCAAGGGGCGAATCAGCGGCGACATGCCGACAGAGAACGAATCGAAATTGGCATTTGATGAGTATCTCAGTAATCCGGCCAAGCCGGTTCCCTACACCGACAAGACAACGATGGGAATGACCGCGGACTACATGACGGCAGACCAGCGTCACGCCGCGCGGCGCCCTGATGTCCTGGTCTACCAATCAGACACGATTGAACGTGATACCGTCTTGTCGGGGCCGGTCGAAGTCGAGTTCTATGTCTCAACCACGGGAACAGACTCTGATTGGATCGTCAAACTGATTGACGTTTATCCGAACGACTATCCTGATCCCAAAGAGAATCCGACTGGGATACGAATGGGTGGCTATCAGCAGCTTATTCGAGGTGACATCCTGCGAGGAAAGTTTCGAAATGGATTCGACCGACCAGAACCGTTCACGCCAGGCAAGGCTGAACTCGTCAAATTCAAACTGGCGGACATTTGCCACGTGTTTCGACCGGGCCATCGTTTGATGATTCAGATTCAGAGCACGTGGTTCCCGCTATTTGATCGGAATCCGCAAACGTTTGTCGACATCTATGCAGCGTCGCCCGATGACTTTCAAGCCGCTGTACAGCGCGTTTACCGGTCATATTTGATGCCCTCATGCATCCGCGTATTGCAGCAACCCTGA
- a CDS encoding NYN domain-containing protein, giving the protein MSASFLIVDGYNLMHAAGLAREKYGPGDLARKRTELLFKLAQRLTSEEKQRCTVVFDAIDAPPNLPRRSKHAEITVLFAQPGQEADEVIETLIQKHSASRRLTVVSSDHRLQTAIRRRRGIPLDSELFLKRLEASYREMNAPIPAGQPSKRPESELEFWLQEFNAIQPEQLRKEIDESAGLRKSDWQQGIEQLEERIKNPDDLEAWLNEPDQHRVMTASENRPTKGRRPKPS; this is encoded by the coding sequence ATGTCCGCGTCGTTTCTCATTGTTGATGGCTACAATCTCATGCATGCTGCGGGGCTCGCGCGGGAGAAATATGGCCCCGGTGATCTGGCCCGAAAGCGCACGGAACTGTTGTTCAAGCTCGCACAGCGATTGACGAGCGAGGAAAAACAGCGTTGTACCGTCGTGTTCGATGCGATTGATGCACCGCCGAATCTTCCGCGTCGATCGAAACATGCCGAAATCACGGTCCTGTTTGCGCAACCGGGGCAGGAAGCAGATGAGGTCATTGAAACGTTGATTCAGAAGCACTCGGCTTCGCGGCGGTTGACCGTTGTGTCGAGCGATCATCGTCTGCAAACGGCCATTCGTCGTCGTCGTGGGATTCCCCTCGACAGTGAACTCTTCTTGAAGCGTCTGGAGGCATCGTATCGCGAAATGAACGCACCTATTCCCGCCGGTCAACCCTCGAAGCGACCTGAATCAGAATTGGAGTTCTGGTTGCAGGAATTCAACGCGATTCAGCCCGAACAACTTCGCAAGGAAATTGACGAGTCCGCTGGTTTGAGAAAGAGCGACTGGCAACAGGGGATTGAGCAACTCGAAGAACGTATCAAAAATCCAGATGATTTAGAGGCATGGCTCAATGAACCCGATCAGCATCGTGTTATGACGGCGTCCGAGAATCGCCCAACCAAGGGGCGCCGGCCAAAGCCGTCCTGA